One Citricoccus sp. K5 DNA window includes the following coding sequences:
- a CDS encoding NAD(P)-dependent oxidoreductase, with protein MRAAPPPRVLVTGASGLLGSGVARRLVESGADVVTLQRRPSGVAGARDVLGTVTDAAAVERATAGRDTVVHVAAKVSVSGPAHEFEQVNIGGTATVLEAARRAGTERFVHISSPSVAHAGTSIVGEGAGPADPDRARGHYARTKAAGELLALAADSAELRVLVLRPHLMWGPGDTQLTERIIDRARAGRMPLLGPAAALIDTLYSDNAVDAVVAAVAAVDRVHGEALVVTNGEPRPVGELIRGLAIAGGAPEPRLRVPGGLARGAGAIIERIWEAADLGRDGDVPPLTRFLAEQLSTAHWFDQRRTRAKLDWVPAVSLDRGLELLAARYGRR; from the coding sequence GTGAGGGCCGCACCGCCTCCCCGCGTCCTCGTGACCGGAGCCTCCGGCCTCCTGGGCTCCGGAGTGGCGCGCCGCCTCGTGGAGTCCGGCGCCGACGTCGTGACCCTGCAGCGCCGTCCCTCCGGGGTGGCCGGCGCGCGCGACGTCCTCGGCACCGTCACCGATGCTGCGGCCGTCGAGCGGGCCACAGCCGGCCGGGACACGGTGGTCCATGTGGCGGCCAAGGTCTCCGTCTCCGGACCCGCCCACGAGTTCGAGCAGGTCAACATCGGGGGCACAGCGACCGTCCTGGAGGCCGCCCGCCGGGCGGGCACCGAGCGGTTCGTCCACATCTCCTCGCCATCCGTGGCCCATGCCGGGACGTCGATCGTCGGCGAGGGCGCCGGGCCGGCAGACCCGGACCGCGCGCGCGGCCACTACGCCCGCACCAAGGCCGCCGGGGAGCTGCTGGCCCTGGCCGCGGACAGCGCGGAGCTTCGCGTGCTCGTCCTGCGCCCACACCTGATGTGGGGCCCCGGGGACACGCAGCTGACCGAACGCATCATCGACCGTGCCCGCGCCGGCCGGATGCCGCTGCTCGGGCCGGCCGCGGCCCTGATCGACACCTTGTACTCGGACAATGCCGTGGACGCCGTGGTGGCTGCCGTCGCCGCGGTGGACCGGGTCCACGGGGAGGCACTCGTGGTCACCAACGGGGAACCCCGCCCGGTGGGCGAGCTCATCCGGGGCCTGGCCATCGCCGGCGGCGCCCCCGAACCGCGGCTGCGGGTCCCCGGTGGCCTCGCCCGAGGCGCCGGTGCCATCATCGAGCGGATCTGGGAGGCGGCCGATCTCGGCCGGGACGGGGATGTACCCCCGCTGACGCGGTTCCTGGCCGAACAGCTCTCCACGGCACACTGGTTCGACCAGCGCCGGACCCGGGCGAAGCTGGACTGGGTGCCGGCCGTGTCCCTCGACCGCGGCCTGGAGCTGCTGGCCGCGCGCTACGGACGTCGGTGA
- a CDS encoding class I SAM-dependent methyltransferase: MTSVPWSGQPGYDALAELYDRTFPGPWQRPLDRHSVDAFADALPRGGTILDLGCGTGHVTVELAFRGFNTIGVDPSARMLEIARKRYPQRTWIAGDAHFPAADPVVRAAGPVSGILARFSLIHVPPGQVRQVLQSWAAHTEPGCQVLLAFQGLLESGRDVEEFPHGVARAWRWNPSSLAQALDEAGFAETWRVIVCPDQDHEYPECHLSAVRR; encoded by the coding sequence GTGACGTCCGTGCCCTGGTCCGGCCAGCCCGGCTATGACGCCCTGGCGGAACTGTACGACCGGACCTTCCCGGGCCCCTGGCAGCGGCCACTGGACCGGCACTCTGTGGATGCCTTCGCCGACGCGCTGCCGCGAGGTGGGACCATCCTGGACCTGGGGTGCGGCACCGGCCATGTCACCGTGGAATTGGCCTTCCGCGGCTTCAACACGATCGGCGTGGACCCCTCGGCCCGGATGCTGGAGATCGCGCGCAAGCGTTATCCGCAGCGCACCTGGATCGCCGGCGACGCCCACTTTCCCGCCGCAGATCCGGTGGTGCGAGCTGCCGGTCCCGTCAGTGGGATCCTGGCCCGGTTCAGCCTGATCCACGTCCCACCCGGACAGGTCCGGCAGGTCCTGCAGTCCTGGGCGGCGCACACGGAGCCCGGCTGTCAGGTGCTCCTGGCGTTCCAGGGACTATTGGAGTCCGGGCGGGATGTGGAGGAGTTCCCGCACGGGGTGGCCCGGGCCTGGCGATGGAACCCGTCGTCGTTGGCCCAGGCCCTGGACGAGGCCGGTTTCGCTGAGACGTGGCGGGTCATCGTCTGCCCTGACCAGGACCACGAGTATCCCGAGTGCCATCTCAGCGCCGTGCGGCGCTAG
- a CDS encoding cytochrome ubiquinol oxidase subunit I: MDPLDIARWQFGITTVYHFMMVPLTIGLGLVVATLQTMWHRTGREHYLRMTKFWGKLFLINFIMGVATGLVQEFQFGMAWSEYSRFVGDVFGAPLALEALMAFFLESVFLGLWIFGWQRLPKRVHLASIWCAVIGTVFSAYFILAANAWMQHPVGVEMVDGRPVMNDIWAVLTNSTLLVHFPHTLAGALSVAGGFLLGIAWFHLWKRRRDGIDTVAADGTVVVGTTGSKGRDETDYRVWYSSLRWGAWIALVAFLGTAFSGHAQAQLMIQQQPLKMAAAEAACHDGTAFSVLSVADLRSDGATDCDDVVGVFEIPGLLSFLAHNNFTTDVAGVNTLIPQYQEDYGTHLPDDPMYGERAGQEIDYLPVMEVTYWGFRIMITFGGLAALAAAIALWLTRKGTVPASKPLMRLAVAGILAPFGANAAGWIFTEMGRQPFVVAPNPDPTGIDQVWMYTAAAVSPGVGAGELLFSLILLTTIYAVLLVVEVVLLTRYVKGGVPAGMPELTQDEHDDDAGGAGKDGTVDSDVLAFAY; encoded by the coding sequence ATGGATCCCCTGGACATTGCCCGGTGGCAGTTCGGCATCACCACCGTGTATCACTTCATGATGGTCCCGCTGACCATCGGGCTGGGCCTGGTGGTGGCCACCCTGCAGACCATGTGGCACCGCACCGGCCGGGAGCACTACCTGCGGATGACGAAGTTCTGGGGGAAGCTCTTCCTCATCAACTTCATCATGGGCGTGGCCACCGGACTGGTGCAGGAGTTCCAGTTCGGGATGGCCTGGTCCGAGTACTCCCGCTTCGTGGGGGACGTGTTCGGGGCTCCGTTGGCGCTGGAGGCGCTCATGGCGTTCTTCCTGGAGTCCGTGTTCCTCGGTCTCTGGATCTTCGGCTGGCAGCGCTTGCCGAAGCGGGTGCACCTCGCCTCGATCTGGTGCGCCGTCATCGGCACCGTGTTCTCCGCCTATTTCATCCTGGCCGCCAATGCGTGGATGCAGCACCCGGTCGGGGTCGAGATGGTGGACGGCCGTCCCGTGATGAATGACATCTGGGCCGTGCTGACCAACAGCACCCTGCTGGTGCACTTCCCGCACACCCTGGCCGGTGCCCTCTCCGTGGCCGGCGGTTTCCTGCTCGGCATCGCGTGGTTCCACCTGTGGAAGCGGCGCCGGGACGGCATCGACACCGTGGCCGCGGACGGGACCGTGGTGGTGGGTACCACCGGCTCCAAGGGACGGGACGAAACGGACTACCGGGTCTGGTACTCCTCCTTGCGGTGGGGAGCCTGGATCGCGCTCGTGGCCTTCCTGGGCACCGCCTTCAGCGGCCATGCCCAGGCACAGCTGATGATCCAGCAGCAACCGCTGAAGATGGCGGCCGCCGAGGCGGCCTGCCATGACGGGACGGCGTTCTCCGTGCTCTCGGTGGCGGACCTGCGCAGCGACGGAGCCACCGACTGCGACGATGTCGTGGGCGTCTTCGAGATCCCCGGGCTGCTGTCCTTCCTGGCCCACAACAACTTCACCACCGACGTGGCCGGTGTGAACACCCTGATCCCGCAGTACCAGGAGGACTACGGCACCCATCTGCCGGACGATCCGATGTACGGCGAGCGCGCCGGCCAGGAGATCGACTACCTGCCGGTCATGGAGGTCACCTACTGGGGCTTCCGCATCATGATCACCTTCGGTGGTCTCGCGGCCCTGGCGGCGGCGATCGCGCTCTGGCTGACGCGGAAGGGCACCGTGCCGGCGTCCAAGCCGCTGATGCGGTTGGCCGTGGCCGGCATCCTGGCGCCGTTCGGCGCCAATGCGGCCGGATGGATCTTCACCGAGATGGGACGGCAGCCGTTCGTCGTGGCCCCGAACCCCGATCCCACCGGAATCGACCAGGTCTGGATGTACACGGCCGCGGCCGTGTCCCCGGGGGTGGGCGCGGGCGAGCTGTTGTTCTCGCTCATCCTCCTCACCACCATCTACGCGGTGCTCCTGGTCGTGGAGGTCGTCCTGCTCACCCGCTACGTCAAGGGAGGGGTGCCGGCCGGCATGCCCGAACTCACCCAGGACGAGCACGATGACGACGCCGGTGGCGCGGGGAAGGACGGCACCGTTGACTCCGATGTCCTGGCCTTCGCGTACTGA
- a CDS encoding 3-oxoacyl-ACP synthase III → MQGNATFRHSNASLLSVTEVLAPVTVTSAQLDEELADVLKGLRLPKGLLPRVAGVNARRNWEHPGHFQLGAAEAGRQAMTKAGVRPDQIGLMVNTSVTRETLEPSVAVRIHHEMDLPTSATNFDITNACLGFVNGITLAASMIDSGQVDYAVVVAGEDSVKVQQATLENLKQEGVDRSNFMEQFASLTLGSGAAAAVIGRTDQHPEGHRIVRGITRAGTDHHDLCVGDHKGMFTDSTALLKDGLELVMDAWNDVPADWGWSDMDRYVTHQVSRLHTDSITEATGLDPARFPVTFPELGNVGPASLPITLAREVDQLSAGDKVLCMGVGSGLNTAMLEIAW, encoded by the coding sequence GTGCAAGGCAACGCGACATTCCGTCACTCCAATGCTTCACTCCTCTCCGTGACGGAAGTACTGGCCCCTGTCACCGTGACCAGTGCACAGCTCGACGAGGAGTTGGCTGATGTCCTGAAGGGGCTGCGGCTCCCCAAGGGCCTGCTGCCGCGCGTCGCGGGCGTCAACGCACGCCGCAATTGGGAGCACCCCGGTCACTTCCAGTTGGGCGCCGCTGAAGCCGGCCGCCAGGCCATGACCAAGGCCGGCGTCCGGCCGGACCAGATCGGGCTCATGGTCAATACCTCCGTCACGCGCGAGACCCTCGAACCGTCCGTGGCCGTCCGCATCCACCACGAGATGGACCTGCCCACCTCCGCCACGAACTTCGACATCACCAACGCGTGCCTGGGCTTCGTCAACGGAATCACCCTGGCAGCCTCCATGATCGACTCCGGTCAGGTCGACTACGCCGTCGTCGTGGCCGGCGAGGACTCCGTCAAGGTCCAGCAGGCCACCCTGGAGAACCTGAAGCAGGAGGGCGTGGACCGCAGCAACTTCATGGAGCAATTCGCCTCCCTGACCCTGGGCTCCGGGGCCGCCGCAGCCGTCATCGGGCGCACCGACCAGCACCCCGAGGGCCACCGGATCGTCCGCGGCATCACCCGCGCCGGCACTGACCACCATGACCTCTGCGTGGGCGACCACAAGGGCATGTTCACGGATTCCACCGCTCTGCTCAAGGACGGACTCGAGCTCGTCATGGACGCCTGGAACGACGTCCCGGCAGACTGGGGCTGGTCGGACATGGACCGCTACGTCACCCACCAGGTCTCCCGGCTCCACACCGATTCGATCACGGAGGCGACCGGCCTGGACCCGGCCCGGTTCCCGGTCACCTTCCCCGAGCTCGGCAACGTCGGGCCGGCGTCCCTGCCGATCACCCTGGCCCGGGAGGTGGACCAGTTGTCGGCCGGCGACAAGGTGCTCTGCATGGGAGTCGGTTCCGGGCTCAACACCGCCATGCTGGAGATCGCCTGGTGA
- a CDS encoding BlaI/MecI/CopY family transcriptional regulator: MALGDLERSVMDLLWDRPGAHTANDVRDALAGDLAVTTVLTVLSRLEKKGLVHRDGGRRPHRYAAASSREDHTVGLLNEVLGSVPDREAVLARFIGEIGPDEAAAVRRLLES, from the coding sequence GTGGCACTGGGAGATTTGGAACGGTCCGTGATGGACCTGCTGTGGGACCGGCCGGGAGCCCATACGGCCAATGACGTGCGTGATGCCCTGGCGGGAGACCTCGCCGTCACGACCGTGCTCACCGTGCTGTCACGCCTGGAGAAGAAGGGCCTGGTCCACCGCGACGGCGGACGCCGGCCCCATCGCTATGCCGCCGCCTCGTCCCGTGAGGACCACACCGTCGGCCTGCTCAACGAGGTACTCGGCTCCGTGCCGGACCGCGAGGCCGTCCTGGCCCGCTTCATCGGCGAGATCGGCCCCGATGAGGCCGCTGCCGTACGTCGTCTGCTGGAATCCTGA
- a CDS encoding alpha/beta fold hydrolase — translation MRIPAAPATLPAVSASVPLPGWDPAWSRLVPIDAVDGQRTLHVLDTGDVLAQAGAEPDGTILAVHGNPTWSYLWRGLAAATVRAALKGEGPVWRVVAPDQLDMGFSERLPHESLPRPATAAGAPDPVSANDAGYRTLGGRLADLDALVTALGLDVQARAGHPLLTLGHDWGGVVSLGWAGRHQHLVAAAMTLNTAVHHDESEPIPVPLQAALAGPLLAGSTVLTDAFLRVTTALGHPGLGSDLKAAYHAPYASPERRGGIGGFVADIPVGPQHASHPELRRVAASVADFTQPALLLWGPRDPVFLDRYQADLLQRLPHADLHRFETAGHLLAEDVDIATPILRWAGQVLAGTARTRSPEGAVLAAQGGAEPDVDTGTVEIGWNEATGRPLWSYLDDWRDSSAPALVDMAGDDQTPLSWNRLSSVVDAIATGLVARGVRPGDRISMMVTPGRDLTAALYAALKIGAVVVVADAGLGVAGMTRAVRAARPDWVIGKLPGLAVARSQRWPGRRLSVSTLPTPLARALGVEDSLYRMAQDHDGTRFSGARQADGTIHVPAPTDPAAILYTSGSTGPAKGVLYTHGRLSALAGLLRDVFRVRPGSSLLAGFAPFALLGPAIGATSVTPDMSVTQPATLTAQAVAEAARAGHATILFASPAALRNVVATAGQLGSEDHAVLGRIDLVLSAGAPVHPQLMAQVAELFPRAEFHSPYGMTEALLLADIDREAIIELSARAADPTADASRPDDGVCVGRPVGPVRIAIDALEADGSPAGILLEGPDAAGVLGEVVISAPHQKAGYDRLWLTDSLSRRDGKDGLDWHRTQDVGHLDAAGRLWIEGRLQHVAITAEGPVAPGGPEARIDDLDGVSRSAVVGVGPRGTQAVVAVVEVDTPDRARRPRPGLAPSALTAAVRAAAAPVSVAAVLVTDRVPVDIRHNSKIDRTRIAQWAARVLSGGKVGTP, via the coding sequence GTGAGGATCCCCGCCGCCCCAGCCACCCTGCCGGCCGTTTCCGCCTCCGTTCCGCTTCCCGGCTGGGACCCGGCCTGGAGCCGCCTCGTGCCGATCGATGCCGTCGACGGCCAGCGGACCCTGCACGTGCTGGACACCGGGGATGTCTTGGCCCAGGCCGGAGCGGAGCCGGACGGCACCATCCTGGCCGTGCACGGCAACCCGACCTGGTCCTACCTGTGGCGCGGTCTGGCCGCCGCGACCGTCCGCGCCGCCCTGAAGGGCGAGGGACCCGTGTGGCGCGTGGTCGCCCCGGATCAGTTGGACATGGGTTTCTCCGAGCGCCTGCCGCACGAGTCCCTCCCCCGTCCCGCCACTGCGGCCGGCGCCCCGGATCCGGTGTCCGCGAACGACGCCGGCTACCGCACCCTGGGCGGTCGCCTCGCCGATCTCGACGCCCTCGTCACCGCCCTCGGACTCGACGTCCAGGCCCGCGCCGGCCACCCGCTGCTGACGCTGGGCCACGACTGGGGCGGCGTCGTCTCCCTCGGCTGGGCCGGCCGCCACCAGCACCTGGTGGCCGCCGCGATGACCCTGAACACCGCCGTCCACCATGACGAGTCCGAGCCGATCCCGGTTCCCTTGCAGGCGGCCCTCGCCGGCCCCCTGCTCGCCGGCTCCACCGTCCTGACCGATGCCTTCCTGCGGGTGACGACGGCACTCGGCCACCCCGGCCTGGGCAGCGACCTCAAAGCCGCCTATCACGCCCCCTATGCCTCTCCCGAGCGTCGCGGCGGGATCGGCGGCTTCGTGGCGGATATCCCCGTGGGACCGCAGCACGCCTCCCATCCGGAACTGCGCCGGGTGGCTGCCTCCGTGGCCGACTTCACCCAGCCCGCCCTGCTGCTGTGGGGTCCGAGGGACCCGGTGTTCCTGGACCGGTACCAGGCGGATCTGCTGCAGCGGCTCCCGCACGCCGACCTGCACCGGTTCGAGACGGCCGGGCACCTGTTGGCCGAGGACGTGGACATCGCCACCCCGATCCTGCGGTGGGCCGGACAGGTGCTCGCCGGCACCGCCCGCACCCGAAGCCCCGAGGGCGCTGTCCTCGCCGCCCAGGGTGGGGCGGAGCCGGACGTAGACACCGGCACCGTGGAGATCGGCTGGAACGAGGCCACCGGCCGGCCACTGTGGTCCTACCTGGATGACTGGCGTGACAGTTCCGCCCCGGCTCTCGTGGACATGGCCGGGGACGACCAGACACCGCTGAGCTGGAACCGCCTGTCCAGCGTCGTGGACGCCATCGCCACCGGCCTGGTTGCCCGCGGGGTCCGCCCGGGCGACCGGATCTCCATGATGGTCACCCCCGGACGGGACCTCACAGCCGCCCTGTATGCGGCGCTGAAGATCGGTGCCGTCGTGGTGGTCGCCGATGCCGGACTGGGCGTCGCCGGCATGACCCGCGCCGTGCGGGCGGCCCGGCCGGACTGGGTCATCGGCAAGCTCCCCGGACTCGCCGTGGCCCGGTCCCAGCGCTGGCCGGGACGCCGCCTCTCCGTCTCCACGTTGCCCACGCCCCTGGCGCGGGCCCTCGGCGTGGAGGACAGCCTCTACCGGATGGCCCAGGACCACGACGGCACGCGGTTCTCGGGCGCGCGGCAAGCGGACGGCACCATCCACGTGCCGGCCCCCACCGATCCGGCCGCCATCCTCTACACCTCCGGCTCCACGGGGCCGGCCAAGGGGGTCCTCTACACCCACGGCCGCCTCTCGGCGCTGGCCGGGCTGCTGCGGGACGTCTTCCGGGTCCGGCCCGGTTCCTCTCTGCTGGCCGGGTTCGCCCCCTTCGCCCTGCTGGGGCCGGCCATCGGCGCCACGTCGGTCACCCCGGACATGTCCGTGACCCAGCCCGCCACCCTCACGGCGCAGGCTGTCGCCGAGGCCGCCCGTGCCGGTCATGCGACCATCCTCTTCGCCTCCCCCGCGGCGTTGCGCAACGTCGTGGCGACCGCTGGTCAGCTCGGATCGGAGGATCACGCCGTGCTCGGCCGCATCGACCTGGTGCTGTCCGCCGGAGCCCCGGTCCACCCCCAGCTGATGGCCCAGGTGGCAGAACTCTTCCCCCGGGCCGAGTTCCACTCGCCCTACGGCATGACCGAGGCACTGTTGCTGGCGGACATCGACCGGGAGGCGATCATCGAGCTCTCGGCCCGGGCCGCGGATCCCACGGCGGACGCGAGCAGGCCGGACGACGGCGTCTGCGTGGGCCGCCCCGTGGGTCCCGTGCGCATCGCCATCGACGCGCTGGAGGCCGACGGCAGCCCGGCCGGGATCCTGCTCGAGGGGCCCGACGCCGCCGGAGTCCTGGGCGAGGTCGTCATCTCCGCGCCCCACCAGAAGGCGGGGTACGACCGGCTGTGGCTGACCGACTCCCTGAGCCGGCGGGACGGCAAGGACGGGCTGGACTGGCACCGGACCCAGGACGTGGGCCACCTGGACGCCGCCGGCCGGCTCTGGATCGAGGGCCGCCTGCAGCACGTGGCCATCACGGCCGAAGGGCCCGTGGCGCCCGGCGGCCCCGAGGCGCGCATCGACGACCTCGACGGCGTGTCCCGATCAGCCGTCGTCGGTGTGGGCCCGCGGGGCACCCAGGCTGTCGTCGCCGTCGTCGAGGTCGACACGCCGGACCGGGCCCGGAGGCCGCGCCCCGGGCTGGCCCCCAGCGCCCTGACGGCGGCCGTGCGGGCAGCTGCGGCGCCGGTTTCCGTGGCGGCAGTGCTCGTGACGGACCGGGTCCCCGTGGACATCCGCCACAACTCGAAGATCGACCGCACCCGGATCGCCCAGTGGGCCGCTCGGGTCCTGTCCGGCGGGAAGGTGGGCACCCCGTGA
- a CDS encoding M56 family metallopeptidase: MLLAALAVILAWPVPVLLGRARWVRRAPAAAMALWQSVALAGGLSLIGFPLLWGLTPFGDTVVEAAPAFVRALVEGSWIPLLEHDPWLPTRIAAATLALLLFAHLVLTLAVTAVKTVANRRRHRQMVELLAAPPSERSRLAEDIAGTPTRVLPHDVPLAYCLPGLTGSLTVLSRGLLDQLSEPEVAAVVAHERAHLRQRHDLLRLAFEAWHRAVAWLPTTAMAQRAVAGLTEMMADDAALAVHDRRDLVRAIVLTGEAGSPTAPASPAPRPPRAENVQRDESVPLTLRLYRLLSPADPLPVAVRLLVVVAALCLAAFPLVLLL; the protein is encoded by the coding sequence ATGCTGCTCGCCGCGCTGGCCGTGATCCTGGCCTGGCCGGTCCCGGTCCTGCTCGGCCGCGCGCGCTGGGTCCGCCGGGCTCCCGCCGCCGCCATGGCGCTCTGGCAGTCCGTCGCCCTCGCCGGCGGCCTCTCCCTGATCGGCTTCCCCCTCCTGTGGGGGCTCACCCCCTTCGGGGACACCGTGGTCGAGGCGGCCCCCGCCTTCGTCCGGGCCCTCGTGGAGGGTTCCTGGATCCCCCTGCTCGAGCATGACCCGTGGCTGCCTACGCGCATCGCCGCCGCCACCCTGGCCCTGCTGCTCTTCGCCCACCTCGTGCTCACCCTGGCCGTCACCGCAGTGAAGACCGTGGCCAACCGGCGCCGTCACCGCCAGATGGTCGAACTCCTGGCAGCACCTCCGTCCGAACGCAGTCGACTGGCGGAGGACATCGCCGGGACTCCCACGCGGGTGCTGCCCCACGATGTCCCGCTGGCCTACTGCCTTCCCGGCCTGACCGGTTCCCTGACCGTCCTGTCCCGCGGCCTGCTGGACCAATTGTCCGAACCGGAGGTGGCCGCCGTCGTGGCTCACGAGCGAGCCCACCTGCGCCAACGGCACGACCTGCTCCGGCTGGCCTTCGAGGCCTGGCATCGGGCGGTGGCCTGGTTGCCCACCACGGCGATGGCCCAACGGGCTGTGGCCGGACTCACCGAGATGATGGCGGACGACGCCGCGCTGGCCGTCCACGACCGCCGAGACCTGGTGCGGGCCATCGTGCTCACCGGTGAAGCCGGGTCACCGACGGCACCGGCGTCCCCGGCCCCGCGACCACCACGGGCGGAGAACGTCCAGAGGGACGAATCCGTCCCCCTGACCCTGCGCCTGTACCGCCTGCTGTCCCCCGCCGACCCCCTGCCGGTGGCGGTGCGCCTCCTGGTCGTCGTGGCGGCGTTGTGCCTGGCCGCCTTCCCGCTGGTGCTGTTGCTGTAG
- a CDS encoding type IIA DNA topoisomerase subunit B, with protein sequence MSGSSEYNARHLSVLEGLEAVRKRPGMYIGSTDSRGLMHCLWEIIDNSVDEALGGYGQSIAVTLHAGGAVEVEDNGRGIPVDIEPRTGLSGVEVVFTKLHAGGKFGGGSYGASGGLHGVGASVVNALSSRLDVQVFRGGKIHQLSFHRGEPGQFTDTGSTARPDAPFTPSADHSPMEIVGKAKRGQTGTRVRYWADEQIFTPEAKFSYEDLQQRARQTAYLIPGLKITLRDERRLPGTPGEMGSHEEVFHYDGGISEFVDHLSSVSPITDVWRLQGSGTFSERVPVLGEDGRSAMQDVERQCEVDIALRWDVGYDTHLRSFVNIISTPKGGTHQSGFEQALLKTVRKVVEANARKLKAGNDKLEKDDVLAGMTAVLTVRLAEPQFEGQTKAVLGTPAVRQIVAKVVEQQLGAILKSTKKHEKNQVSVLLEKVVSEMKSRISARTHKENQRRKNALETSTMPAKLADCRTTDVASSELFIVEGDSALGTAKLARSSDFQALFPIRGKILNVQKASVGDMLSNAECAALIQVVGGGAGRSFDLSSARYGKVILMTDADVDGAHIRTLLLTLFFRYMRPMVEQGRVFAAVPPLHRVEIIHSGSKANEVVYTYSENELHGLLARLQKDGKNYKEPIQRYKGLGEMDADQLADTTMDPRVRMLRRVTIPEAEEALQRAEHVFDLLMGSNVAPRKDFIISGASDLDLDRIDT encoded by the coding sequence ATGTCCGGCAGCAGTGAGTACAACGCCCGGCACCTCTCCGTGCTGGAGGGCCTGGAGGCCGTCCGCAAGAGGCCGGGCATGTACATCGGCTCCACGGACTCCCGCGGCCTGATGCACTGCCTCTGGGAGATCATCGACAACTCGGTGGATGAGGCCCTGGGTGGCTATGGCCAGTCCATCGCCGTCACCCTGCACGCCGGTGGAGCGGTGGAGGTGGAGGACAACGGCCGCGGCATCCCGGTGGACATCGAGCCGAGGACCGGCCTGTCCGGAGTCGAGGTGGTCTTCACCAAACTGCACGCCGGTGGCAAGTTCGGCGGTGGCTCCTATGGGGCCTCGGGCGGGCTGCACGGGGTGGGCGCGTCGGTGGTCAACGCCCTCTCCTCCCGCCTGGACGTCCAGGTGTTCCGTGGCGGAAAGATCCATCAGTTGTCCTTCCACCGCGGCGAGCCAGGTCAGTTCACGGACACGGGTTCCACCGCCCGGCCTGACGCGCCCTTCACTCCCTCGGCCGACCACTCGCCGATGGAGATCGTGGGCAAGGCCAAGCGCGGGCAGACCGGCACCCGGGTGCGGTACTGGGCGGACGAACAGATCTTCACCCCGGAGGCGAAGTTCTCCTATGAGGACCTGCAGCAGCGGGCCCGGCAGACCGCCTACCTCATCCCCGGCCTCAAGATCACGTTGCGGGACGAGCGCCGGCTGCCGGGCACCCCGGGGGAGATGGGATCCCATGAGGAGGTGTTCCACTATGACGGCGGCATCTCCGAGTTCGTGGACCACCTCTCCTCCGTCAGCCCCATCACCGACGTCTGGCGGCTGCAGGGCTCCGGCACGTTCTCCGAACGCGTTCCCGTCCTGGGTGAGGACGGCCGCTCGGCCATGCAGGACGTGGAGCGTCAGTGTGAGGTGGACATCGCCCTGCGCTGGGACGTCGGCTACGACACCCACCTCCGCTCGTTCGTGAACATCATCTCCACTCCGAAGGGTGGCACCCACCAGTCCGGCTTCGAGCAGGCGCTGCTGAAGACCGTCCGCAAGGTCGTGGAGGCCAACGCCCGCAAGCTCAAGGCCGGCAACGACAAGCTGGAGAAGGACGACGTCCTGGCCGGGATGACGGCGGTGCTGACGGTCCGTCTGGCCGAGCCGCAGTTCGAAGGGCAGACCAAGGCGGTCCTCGGTACCCCGGCCGTGCGCCAGATCGTGGCCAAGGTGGTCGAGCAGCAGCTCGGCGCGATCCTGAAGTCGACCAAGAAGCACGAGAAGAACCAGGTCTCAGTGCTGCTGGAGAAGGTCGTCTCGGAGATGAAGTCCCGCATCTCCGCCCGGACCCACAAGGAGAACCAGCGGCGCAAGAATGCACTGGAGACCTCCACCATGCCGGCCAAGCTGGCCGATTGCCGCACCACGGACGTGGCGTCCTCGGAGCTGTTCATCGTCGAGGGAGACTCGGCTCTCGGCACGGCCAAGCTGGCCCGCTCCTCGGACTTCCAAGCCCTGTTCCCGATCCGCGGCAAGATCCTCAACGTGCAGAAGGCCTCCGTGGGGGACATGCTCTCGAACGCCGAGTGTGCCGCCCTGATCCAGGTGGTCGGCGGTGGTGCCGGCCGCAGTTTCGACCTCTCCTCAGCGCGGTACGGCAAGGTGATCCTGATGACGGATGCGGACGTGGACGGCGCTCATATCCGCACCCTGCTGCTCACCCTGTTCTTCCGCTATATGCGCCCCATGGTCGAACAGGGGCGTGTGTTCGCCGCCGTGCCGCCCCTGCACCGGGTGGAGATCATCCACTCCGGCAGCAAGGCCAACGAGGTGGTCTACACCTACTCGGAGAACGAGCTGCACGGTCTGTTGGCCCGTCTGCAGAAGGACGGCAAGAACTACAAGGAACCGATCCAGCGGTACAAGGGCCTGGGGGAGATGGATGCGGACCAGCTGGCGGACACCACCATGGACCCGCGCGTGCGGATGCTCCGCCGCGTGACCATCCCCGAGGCGGAGGAGGCCCTGCAGCGGGCAGAGCACGTCTTCGACCTGTTGATGGGCTCCAATGTGGCACCGCGCAAGGACTTCATCATCTCCGGCGCCAGCGACCTCGACCTCGACCGTATCGACACCTGA